In Miscanthus floridulus cultivar M001 chromosome 8, ASM1932011v1, whole genome shotgun sequence, the sequence GAAGCAACCATCTTGTTCCATGTTGTCACTCTATGCAGCAGCAAAGACAATCAGTTTTAAAATAGTAGGTAGTTAGACCAGCGTAATTTCTCTTAATTCAGGTAGGATAGGGAGGAATGGTTGGTGCTTGGTAAACAGAAGCAGAGGGCTAAGAGTGTTACCGGTTCCTCATCTCCTCCTCAGTCGCTGCTGATGCAATTATAGAGGCCTGGCATGGCCGAGCACAATGCAGGATTCATTAGCGCTCCAAGTTAGTTACCCAATTAGCTACGTATGCATAATGCTACCTAATAAGAGGCATACCTAATAAGAGGCATACCAGTTTACTTTGGGATAATGACCAAATTGGTCCTTTAGCTAAAGAAGTTGGTAAAATCAGAGTAAGAAAGAGGGGCATTCAAAAGACAGCTATATGGTTATATGGCATGGCTGGCTATACATTGTGTAGTGGAGAATGGACCACGGGAAGCATTTATGTGATTAGCATATGGCACATAAACAAGGGTACAATGTTGTGATTGAGCAATGTCCCAGCACCCCTGTatctgctttaaaaataattacaTCCATTTCAGTTTAAAGAAGATAGTATATGCATATTGGGAAAACAGAAATTGTTTCGACCCCCGACAGTTTCCACAGGCATTTCTAAGGTAAACAAACCATCTAGCCATTTTTCTTCCCCTCTCATTCTTTACATCATATCACTTTAATGGAATAAATGTACCATTTCAACATTTATGCTAGAAAATAGTTTATGATCTTGACAAGGTGGTCTGTACCCATAGGGAAACAATAGATGCTATGCAGATACAAGAAAGGGAAGAAAAGATAGCTCACCAAATGGTCAAATTCCAAGATAAGACATGCTTCACATCTTCTTTAGCTGGCTTGTAGCCACACCTATCCCTCATTGAGGTTAGGTCTGAGAATTATGTGTAGGTGTAATGCAGAATAGCAGCCTCCTCCAATTTGATTTCACTACATAAAAAAAGAAATATATGACAAAATCATCAAGCATAAACAGACTAACAAATAACTCCGTATATTCAGATATCTTATTTGGGGATTTGATGTGATTATGCTATCTATGAGGACCGTTCGGACGCAAATGCTCTCTGGTATGTGTCTTGAAATTCTACGAATTTTCCATAAACTTCTACATCATTTACTACCTATCCTAAAAGTTGAGGACGTTACCCCGGTTGCCACTGATAGCACTCGCAGAAAGGGTGGTAGGTGGGGAAGAAGGTTGTAGGCTATTTGCCATCTCTTGGCCGTGGCCATTAGGAAGCTACTCCTCTATGGGGTAGTTTTGCTGTTTCTAGAAGAGCTTTAATTTTGCTATGTGTAATTGCGCCACTGTTGACTGTTGGTAGAAAAGAAAACCAAAAGCCTAGATCAGATTACTCTTGAAGAAAATCTAAGCCTGCATAAATTTCTTATAGCTCATATTACAATATAAATTTGTGAAAATAGGACCATATGCAATAGTAACTTACACATGTTGCAAAGAACATTTGGTAGCGTACTGGAATGCAGAACAGCGTAAATACAAATATGAAAAAGTAATCGAACAGGACCTCAGAATTGAAACACCACTGCAACGTACCTGAAGTCACACGGATAGGAAAGGTTACCAAGAAAACTGGAGGTGACACAGTTTTGACGAGAGCACATGTGAAGTAGACGGAAGCTTACATATGCAGCAGCTGGAACAgccagaaataaaaaaaaataattgAAGGACAGATCAATAGATCATCAAATACGATAACACGAATAAACTAACATATCATAGGGAGCATAGCCACCCTCTGTTTTGCTGTGTAGTCTGAAAATTCTCTCAATTCTCAGTCAGACAAATGCTAATACAGCCTATACAACTAAGACTACTCTGATCTATCTTTTAGTGAAGGTAACTCACATATCTGATGCGGTAAAACTACCAAAATAATAAGTAAGTATGTTTTAGTGAAGGTAACTCACATATCTGAAGGCAACAACCTCAGGAGTTCAGATTTCATAAGTAAGAGGCAGTCCTAACCGCATAGTATGCGACTGAATAGGCAACAAATACCAACTCTCATTGGTGCCTCCAAAATACAGAAAACAGAACAGATAGGAAAAGATGGCAAAAAACAGGAATAACCAATTGACCTAGGTAGAAGGAGGTGCCAAAAAAAAGCGCAGAGCGCTACATAAATAATAGCAATTCCCGTTGACATTTCTCTGTAAACCAACACGTTCTTTTAAAGGTCTGCAAAATCTGTATCGCAGTAATGGAGCAGGTAAGAATTTATTTTCAATGAGAAGAGGATTTTTAGAAGCCTCAAAAACATGGCAATGGTCATTTGTTAATTAACCTGGAGCTTCAAGGCATGCTAAGGAATCAGTTACACTGAGAAATTACATGATATGACTAACAGATCATGCCCAGTACCTCACAAGCGAATAAACATCCAATCATATCCCGGAGGAACGGTCATGGACTTTTTATCACAGGCCGAAGAAAGGAAAAAAATGTAAGCAAGTATACAATGAAATAGGAAAGGCAAAGCTCAGATTAGACAAATGAGGAAATCATCACAGGCAATGACCTCAGGAGTTGAATAGGCAACAAATAACAACTCTCATTGGCACACATGTGTGAGAAATTTATGTGTAAGCAGAAATCAAAGTGTACTCGGAACAAAAAGAAACGGGAGAACCCAAAAAGTGATCACCAACAATGATCAGAGGCATACAAATAGGGGCTCAGATTGGACAACTATAAGTGTTTTGACATCAAAGGCAATGATCATAAGCAAGCATGACCAGAAAACCAAAGGCAATGAATAGGTTAGACAAAAGGAGAAAGCATCAATGGCAATGACATCACAAACTGTACATTTCCAAGGGGTTCCGTCAAGGAGACGGCATCCACGTCAGGTAGAGAAACGTGTACCATTCCATCCACCTCAGTAGTCAGTTAACAGGCTGAAAAGAGATGGAAAAAAATAGAATCAACACTATTCATGACCATTGCCTGAGCCATGAAAATAATAGGTAGATGTAAAGGAAGAATGGTCATAGCTCCTGAACATTGCCTGAGTTACcagggaaaaaaagaaagagatgtAAACTGTTTAATGGTAGCCCATGACCACTGCAAATCAGACATTAAACATGGTTTATGATGCAATCATGACAGCAGCAGCCCATTCGCTGAAAATTAATCCAACAGCAAAGGATACGCCAAAAATAATAAGCAATCATCACAGCGCGGTCATCATTGCACATGAGGACAACGCAAAGGAAACACCAAAAATTATAAGCACTCAAGTGTAGTTTCTGCAGCTGACCAAAAACATATAAAGACCAATAACGCAAAGGGAAATGAGGTTGAAGCCTGAAAAAACACATGTAAGTTTTTTTAGTCCAGACTTGAACAGCAAAGGATACACCAAAAACAATAGAATAAACACTATTCACGACCATTGCCTGAGCCATGAAAATAATAGGTAGATGTAAAGGAAGAATCATCATAGCTCCTGAACATTGCCTGAGTTACcagggaaaaaaagaaagagatgtAAACTGTTTAATGGTAGCCCATGACCACTGCAAATCAGACATTAAACATGGTTTATGATGCAATCATGACAGCAGCAGCCCATTCGCTAAAAATTAATCCAACAGCAAAGGATAGGCCAAAAATAATAAGCAATCGTCACAGCACGGTCATCATTGCACATGAGGAAAACGCAAAGGAAACACCAAAAATTATAAGCACTCAAGTGTAGTTTCTGCAGCTGACCAAAAACATATAAAGACCAATAATGCAAAGGGAAATGAGGAGGATACACCAAAAATAATAAGCAATCATCACAGCGCGGTCACCATTGCACATGAGGAAAATGCAAAGGATACATCAAAAACTATAAGCACTGAAGCGTAGTTTCAGCAGCTGACAAAAAACATATACAGACCAATAATGCACTGGGAAATGAGGTGGAAGCCTGAAAAGCATGGAAAAGCACATGTAAGTTGTTTAGTCCAGACTTGACGACAGGAATGGCAATACATCTTGGAACACCAAAAGAATGTAGAAAGAGGAGGTTCTGTTGCACAAGACAGGTGACAATACCAATTATCATACTGACAAAAAAGATAGTACAGTTATTCAGTGCTCGTACGTTGAAATAATCTGAAGTAAGGAGGGATTTTAGGTCTAAATATTGCTAGCTCAGTTAATACATAGGAAACATAAAGGGTTGTGGGGTTCAAGACGGGAGACACCTATCTGTCAAGTTAGAACAGTTAATCAGCACCGAAAATGAATAGAGAAGAGGAACAACACAAGCACAGACATCGAAGGTCAAACCGTAGAACAGAAAAGGAAGCCAATTTAGGTCTGTTCTTTTACAGAATTAACACCCCAATTTAGCCTATGTAGCTTATGGTAATCAGAACCTTCCAATTGTACACCTCTTGGTGGAGAAACATGAATTCGGTTTGTTGCAAATTCCATATACCAAAGTTATATTAAGGCTGTAAACTTATACTTCAGATTCAAGCGACAGAGTTGACATTAGGTAAGAGCAAAATCATATTTCAGATAGAAAAGCCATATTCATTGTCAGAACCATAGGATAGGAATCAAAGAATGAAGCCAATGCATAGGTATAGCCTAGAAATTTAAGGCAAAAACTGACCCTGATATTGCAGTTCACTAAGTAATAAATTACCTTGCTAGTAAGCCCAACCGCAAATACATCATTGGCAATAGGGTGCGCTCAGTAATAGAACAACCGCTAAACTGTATGAAGCAAAGACATCATTGACAATGGATGTATGCTGACTAACAAATAGATAAAAATGTGCAGCTAATATAACGACATTGCCACCACAAAGGCACCGAAAATAGCAAGATTCATGGAAGAATGAAATAATTATGTAATCATCACTGCACAATTCCACTGTCTCAGTCTAAAAAAGATCATCACTGCACAATCCCCAAGCCTCAGTACATAACATGAATGAAACAATTAATCATCATTGTACAGGGAAGGATATCAGTTCTGCACaggaggaaggggagggagaaggggagagagcgCACCCCGGAGTATAGGGTTTGGCCCGTCCGGCATGGTACCTAGGGTTTCGCCGACCAGAGGAGCACACGCTTCCCCGGCGGGAGGAGGCATTGAGGAGACCGCGCGGACGATGGAGGAGATGGAGGGGGCCGTCGGGCTCCACCCGCGCCGGCGCGCCGCCGCCTCGCGCCGGCTGCCGCCTCAGGAGGGAAGGGGAgaaagggagaggaaggggagagagggagggagggagggaggaggaggaggaggaggagggtgggCGGCGCCGCCGCGGACGGCTCGCAGCAGCCGCCATCGCGCATGCCCGCGTCGGAGAGCGAGGGCGAGAGGGAGAGCGAGgaagagagaggaagggggagAAGCGGGAGCCATGGCCGCCCGTACGGCTAACAACCTGGACGGCGCTGTGAGGGCGGCAGATGGAAGCTTGAGCTGGGCACGGAACCGGCGAGGTCGGCGACGGCGAGCAGAGGCGAGCGGCGGCTCTGAGGAATTGGGTGAGGACGGAACCAACGAGAAGAGTGAGGAAGAGACGGTAGAAGCTGGAATCCTAGGTATATATATGCCGGAACGCTGCTACTGCACAGAAGCCAGTAGCGTACGTTGAGGACAGAAGGGAGCGGCCAGGAGCCAGGCGAAGTCGCAAAGTAGAATCAGAAGCCGGCTGTAGTCGAATCTTTCGGCAGGACTCTGGACCGTCGGATTGAAAGATCCAACGAGGCGGAAAATTTCGGCGACGTGGACGGTGTCTCCTTCTTGGAGTCACCGCGGGCTTGTATAGGTAAATTATCCTCTCGTCACTAAAATATTGGACATATCAAAATATCACGCGTCCGCAGCCTACAAGTATAACTTCTATCAGGTTGTTCTAATCACTGCTTTGTTTCTAAACTAATTTGGTACCTCGGCAAAAGTGCCCAGTGTTGCAGGGTCTGATGACTGTCTGCTGCTCCTGTGCTATGGTGTCTGGAACCGCCGGTGCTGCACTGCAATACCTTTCATCACATTAAAGAAAAAGGTAAAAGGCATGAAGtctttccttcaaaaaaaaggaATGAATTGTACTTTTCTTAATTAGTAAGAGCGAGATACCAATCCTGCATGTCTTCTCAAACCAATGTGTATTAGGTAATTCCTCGTGCTTGTTTAATGTtaataacctaacttttttactATTTCGCTGTTTCCTCAATACTACTCCATCCGTTTTTTTACTTGTCCCATCAGGTTgattaagtcaaacatttttaactGTGACAAtcaattttaaaaaataataaagtAGTTTCATAACATGTGAACTATATATTATGATAGTATTTCTTAAGTTCAATCTTGAAACATAAATCTTATATGTGGTTGATCTACACAAGAATCCTATGACACTCTAGTTATGAGTTGGAAATTCTAATGCAGGATTTATCTCTATGTTGTCGGCATTGAAGGGCATCATGAATCAAGAATATCAATTGTATGTAATGCCTAAAAAGATTTCCATGCCTGTTAGGTTTGTCTTCTTTCTTTTGATCGTAGAATTCTGCAAAGTAGAACTGTAGCACAGTTTCTTTTATGGGTATGCAAGTGATTCTTTTCCTAAACATGCAGGACATCTTTGTTACTGTAGCTGGCTGGTAGAAAAAAATTACAGTCGAAGTTACAAAATCGAGCAACTCAAGAAGGTGATGGGCATAAGAAAGGGTCATATGCATGCTGTTTAAAGACAACATGAATATCCAGGGAACTGTTAAGAATCTCATATTGTAGGAATCAGGTTGGAGAATATTATTAGAAGCATGACAAAGGAATTGTTTGTGAGGAGGACCAGCTAATTGTGTACTTGCCTTCGAGCATGACTTTTGCTTCTTTGTAATAGGATTGCTAAGTCACGCAGTATTAGATACATTTGTAATATTAAGAGTTATTTATGAATAATCTGTTGCAAATTTATTTATCATAGATTTCTGGTATGGTGAATGTGCATTTGTATATTGTGCAAAGTGGTGGCTCACCCTATAAAAATTGGTGTTAGCCAATGTGAAATACGAGCATAAATATTGTACTAAAAGTTTAGAAAATGGTCATTGTTACTAAAAAATGGTGTTAGTACTTCATGCCAGATGGTATAAAAAATATTAACGATAGAAAATGTGGTCGTTATTACTATAAATGTGGTCATTATTAGTGTAGTATCAACGACCACATATTGTGTGGTCGTTGAAAAGTTAACGACGGGAAAAATTGTGTGGTCGTTAATTGTATTAACGACGGAGCTTTTAACGACCATGGACGACTACACTTTTATGGTCGTTAATAACTTTTAGCGACCACATTTGGACTTTTAACGACCACATATCCCGTCGTTAATATCACTTTTTCTTGTAGTGTTTGCTAGaggcgtcggggtataattctcgaggacgaccccgttttcgccaaaactcctcccgatacatttcttgcatctaacaaaacggatgtaatttaacaaacaaaaatcaaaacatcacaaattaatgccaatgagaaccataactacaatacaaccaatttcgttctaagaaccaaaagcaattaacattaaaccttaAACCTAGGGCTTCCAATGTTATGCaaaacaatgaacccataaaacataacaacatgcgctgcggttacctaggtttaatacaaatattaaaaattgcatgaaaccctaagtaatgacgattcttaggttgaaaaatctgactaatatataccgaatcgatgcaaaaaaaaactaggaggagagcgaggataccttgctcttgaagatctacggatcaaatcaaagtttccaaggtccaatatgccgattcgtgaggtagggcgaagtacgtggggagagaaaaacccgagatggaggagaaagaagaggaagaaggctcggaaaggaaggttggggccggggttaaaacacaagctcggcgccagtcaccctggcgccGCCACGTCGACTTCGAGCCTAAgaggcgccgagacgtgtaatctgaggcgccgagacgtgtaatctCAGCGTTAGCAACGatagcgccgagctaagggtctagattttgaaatctttcctccaggggcatatttgtaaaaatttttcaaaaaaaagggctaaaataaaaaattcggcgtTCTCGTACACGCCGCCCGACACGATGCAGCACACGCGCCACACGTCGCCGCGGACCTTGGAGGCCAGGCTGTCTAGCTCCGGGTTGTAGCGCCCTACGGGAACCGTAGGAACCCGTACGGGTTCGCAGGGTTCTCGGGTGGCCACGGGTCCTCCTCCTGCTTCCCGTCGAAGAACATGCCCTGGTAGTCGAACTCCTCGTGGGGCCCGTCGTCGAATGGGTCTAGCCACGGGTTCTTCTTCTTCGCAGACCACGCGGCAACGCTGCGGCGGccggtggaggggaggaggaggaggtagctGCGCATAGCCGTGGCGCGGGGCTTCACTGACGCCGTGGCCCTTGTCGTCGTGGGCGTGGTGGCCATGGACGTCGACATCGTCGAGGAACCCATACCCTAATGATTGACTTGTGCCTGCAATCACGGAGATGAGAGGGTGATTTCACCCTCAGATGGAGAGATCCGGCAGTCGGCGAAGGGCTCGATGAAAACCTAGCTAGCGAAGGGACCGACGAAGACCTGTGCACCAGATGCGGGCGGCGGGAGTAATGCAGATAGGGCGACGGCGAGATTTATGGAGATGGTAACCACGGGTAAGCAATGACCGGACAACAGTGGGTACATTTGCGCGCGAGTAAAGAAATTTGCCGGTGAAAAAAAGACGTCGGAGGAGGATGATCGCCAATGATTTATATGGCAGGAACGCGCAAACATGTCTTACGGATGCGTAAGATTTCAGAGGCAACCTGATTAAGGTACACCATCGGATTTATAGATGTTTAGTCATCCGATGGTTTAGATATAGGGTGGGTAGAAAACTTTTGGTGAAACATATTTTTCAATTCCTTCGCTCTTTTATAGTAGAAGATAGATAGATTAGGTTTTGTTCAAATTATATATGATGAGTTCTCgtttaaaattatatatatatatgatcagTTAATGTATTTATTCCATTCCAATATATTGCGAAATAAAACATCGATTTGATCAAATAATAATTAGTCAATTCCAATTTCCAAGATATATATATTGTGGAAG encodes:
- the LOC136472285 gene encoding uncharacterized protein, with the translated sequence MGTSAGVPDQHSRKDGEARDPHAVAQMHLGDGLAVHWARLITRSRSGAATRYLIWGFDVIMLSMRTVRTQMLSVPSVAGSDDCLLLLCYGVWNRRCCTAIPFITLKKKDLSLCCRH